A stretch of the Acidilobus sp. 7A genome encodes the following:
- a CDS encoding AbrB/MazE/SpoVT family DNA-binding domain-containing protein has translation MAEGVGLAFEVKVHRGRRITIPKAVADLLGIEEGSRLRLHVEGDRIVLEPVRDALWFAMHGP, from the coding sequence ATGGCTGAGGGCGTTGGCCTCGCCTTTGAGGTTAAGGTCCACAGGGGGAGGCGCATAACAATACCTAAGGCGGTCGCTGACCTGCTTGGCATAGAAGAGGGCTCTAGGCTCAGGCTTCACGTCGAGGGCGACAGGATAGTCCTGGAGCCGGTCAGGGACGCCCTCTGGTTCGCAATGCACGGGCCCTAA
- a CDS encoding heavy metal-binding domain-containing protein, whose product MAIREGDIIVTTAPYVAGYRVVRVLGVALGVTVRSRGFGGRFLAGLRALAGGEIKEFTELAEQARQQAIERMAAHARELGANAVISFWLDSNEISEYMDEIIAYGTAVVIEPERGQGRPAME is encoded by the coding sequence ATGGCCATAAGGGAGGGCGACATAATAGTTACTACAGCTCCCTACGTGGCCGGCTACAGGGTCGTCAGGGTCCTCGGGGTGGCCCTCGGGGTGACAGTGAGGTCAAGGGGCTTCGGAGGCAGGTTCCTGGCCGGCCTCAGGGCTCTCGCCGGGGGAGAAATAAAGGAGTTCACGGAGCTGGCGGAGCAGGCGAGGCAGCAGGCCATAGAGAGGATGGCCGCGCACGCCAGGGAGCTCGGGGCCAACGCCGTTATCAGCTTCTGGCTGGACTCGAACGAGATAAGCGAGTACATGGACGAGATCATAGCCTATGGGACAGCTGTCGTCATAGAGCCCGAGCGGGGCCAGGGCAGGCCAGCCATGGAGTAA
- a CDS encoding HAD family hydrolase, translated as MAIRAVTFDVWDTLLNLKVARESMISAVARETGRPEAEVREAVSEADRAVRKERRLRGLGGSEAVRASVSILASRLGYGGDLLDVIDGAVASLRPEEVAFSDAVDAVREVRGLGLRVGVLGNTLFWTSSATKALLRASFGDAFEFTGFADEIGASKPSPEAFKAAARGLGVDVEEMAHVGDRASEDFGGALAAGLRAVLVARGRVREAAVFEALGFAVVPDLRGLGEVLRRLGAKG; from the coding sequence ATGGCCATTAGGGCGGTGACCTTCGACGTCTGGGACACGCTGCTCAACCTGAAGGTTGCCAGGGAGTCCATGATATCGGCCGTGGCCAGGGAGACCGGCAGGCCTGAGGCGGAGGTGAGGGAGGCCGTCAGCGAGGCAGACAGGGCCGTGAGGAAGGAGAGAAGGTTAAGGGGCCTGGGCGGCTCTGAGGCGGTCAGGGCCTCCGTCTCCATCCTTGCCTCACGCCTCGGCTACGGCGGCGACCTCCTGGACGTCATAGATGGAGCCGTAGCGTCCCTTAGGCCAGAGGAGGTGGCGTTCAGCGACGCCGTTGATGCCGTCAGGGAGGTGAGGGGGCTCGGCCTGAGGGTTGGAGTCCTGGGCAACACGCTCTTCTGGACCAGCTCAGCGACAAAGGCACTGCTCAGGGCCTCCTTCGGGGACGCCTTCGAGTTCACAGGCTTCGCCGACGAGATAGGGGCCTCAAAGCCCAGCCCCGAGGCCTTCAAGGCGGCCGCCAGGGGGCTGGGGGTTGATGTTGAGGAGATGGCCCACGTGGGCGACAGGGCCTCCGAGGACTTTGGAGGTGCGCTGGCAGCAGGCCTAAGGGCCGTCCTGGTGGCGAGGGGCAGGGTGAGGGAGGCAGCAGTCTTCGAGGCCCTGGGCTTTGCAGTAGTGCCTGACCTCAGGGGCCTGGGCGAGGTGCTGCGGAGGCTCGGGGCCAAGGGCTAG
- a CDS encoding Kae1-associated kinase Bud32, whose amino-acid sequence MVWEAPVSWAEGLALVKRGAESEIRLGDFMGLRAIYKLRVRKAYMDPALDSRLRAQRTLKEAKVLSLARERGVRVPRLYAVFPSMGLIVMEYVEGPTLKEVVGSPGWQALAEDAGLQLGLLHAAGIVHGDSTTSNMVVTGEGVTLIDFGLAEFSSRLEDRAVDVHLLKEAVTSTHPGHAGEFMEAFMRGYSRALGEAAAGEVEARAREVEMRGRYVAARRSVWQAEAGEGGD is encoded by the coding sequence GTGGTATGGGAGGCTCCTGTGAGCTGGGCCGAGGGGCTCGCGCTGGTCAAGAGGGGGGCTGAGTCAGAGATAAGGCTCGGGGACTTCATGGGGCTCAGGGCAATATACAAGCTGAGGGTCAGGAAGGCCTACATGGACCCTGCCCTGGACTCCAGGCTCAGGGCCCAGAGGACGCTCAAGGAGGCCAAGGTGCTCTCCCTTGCCAGGGAGAGGGGGGTCAGGGTCCCGAGGCTTTACGCCGTGTTCCCCTCCATGGGGCTAATAGTGATGGAGTACGTGGAGGGCCCGACCCTTAAGGAGGTCGTGGGCTCCCCCGGCTGGCAGGCCCTCGCGGAGGACGCGGGCCTCCAGCTCGGCCTGCTCCATGCGGCGGGCATAGTCCACGGGGACTCCACTACATCAAACATGGTGGTCACGGGCGAGGGGGTGACCCTCATAGACTTTGGCCTAGCCGAGTTCTCCTCAAGGCTTGAGGACAGGGCAGTTGACGTGCACCTGCTCAAGGAGGCCGTCACCAGCACCCACCCGGGGCACGCGGGGGAGTTCATGGAGGCCTTCATGAGGGGCTACTCAAGGGCCCTGGGGGAGGCCGCCGCAGGGGAGGTTGAGGCGAGGGCCAGGGAGGTTGAGATGAGGGGCAGGTACGTTGCTGCCAGGAGGAGCGTTTGGCAGGCCGAGGCGGGCGAGGGTGGAGACTGA
- a CDS encoding aminotransferase class V-fold PLP-dependent enzyme produces MVFTGTSTTSAVQEAVDSIPFQRGDNAVILDMDFPLFHAEAYRLRARGVEVRVVRSQDGDYEPERLYEVVDRRTRALLMSSVIWVSGARLDVEEFAKVAHEAEAYVVVDAIQQAGALRPRGLDRADFVAFGTQKWLLSPFGLGGMCVSRRAVEELQPPRPGYSNAPVRDWDAYWLDPNKAPFYVDPFKADSPLKFEYGGFIPVMPFRAAASAASLINEVSIEGVEAQVMRLRRALVEALEDLRADVLSPPEQSKASGIVLFRLGDSIRQAQDVVRRLAARGVVITARGAAGVWGMRASVHFPNREEDVEALGEALRELRE; encoded by the coding sequence GTGGTCTTCACGGGCACCAGCACCACCTCAGCGGTGCAGGAGGCCGTTGACTCCATACCCTTCCAGAGGGGGGACAACGCAGTGATACTTGACATGGACTTCCCCCTCTTTCACGCGGAGGCCTACAGGCTCAGGGCCAGGGGGGTTGAGGTCAGGGTAGTGAGGTCCCAGGACGGCGACTACGAGCCTGAGAGGCTCTACGAGGTTGTTGACAGGAGGACCAGGGCCCTCCTGATGAGCTCAGTCATCTGGGTCAGCGGGGCGAGGCTTGACGTTGAGGAGTTCGCCAAGGTGGCCCACGAGGCTGAGGCCTACGTGGTAGTTGACGCCATTCAGCAGGCCGGGGCGCTGAGGCCGAGGGGCCTTGACAGGGCGGACTTCGTGGCCTTCGGCACGCAGAAGTGGCTCCTCTCCCCCTTCGGCCTGGGCGGCATGTGCGTGAGCAGGAGGGCAGTTGAGGAGCTCCAGCCCCCGAGGCCCGGGTACTCCAACGCCCCCGTGAGGGACTGGGACGCCTACTGGCTCGACCCCAACAAGGCGCCGTTCTACGTTGACCCGTTTAAGGCCGACTCACCCCTCAAGTTCGAGTACGGCGGCTTCATACCAGTTATGCCCTTCAGGGCGGCCGCCTCGGCCGCCTCGCTGATAAACGAGGTGAGCATAGAGGGCGTGGAGGCCCAGGTGATGAGGCTGAGGAGGGCCCTTGTGGAGGCGCTTGAGGACCTTAGGGCTGACGTGCTCAGCCCGCCCGAGCAGTCGAAGGCCTCAGGCATAGTGCTCTTCAGGCTGGGCGACAGCATAAGGCAGGCCCAGGACGTCGTGAGAAGGCTGGCAGCGAGAGGGGTAGTGATAACGGCGAGGGGGGCCGCTGGGGTCTGGGGGATGAGGGCCTCTGTCCACTTCCCCAACAGGGAGGAGGACGTTGAGGCCCTGGGGGAGGCGCTGAGGGAGCTGAGAGAGTGA
- a CDS encoding ATP-binding protein, with translation MGHPLAGTLFVPCNFKCSGALCLTPPLEGARLAFRFVKSLSSPITLALGLRRTGKSSVIMISLNELGLPYIYVDLRKFEEKGFASYRDLVVELEREVNRLTSRFPGLLELLRRVEGVEVMGGGVRLRWGGRKRVTISSLFEALNDWAEDRVVFVIDEAQELINMRGANLLPALAYSFDNLRRVRVVLSGSKMGLLYRYLGVEDPRSPLYGRAMNEVELKPFSREMAEQFLRLGLSELGVEFRKYDTVYDAIGGIPGWLTYFGYYYGQGRDLGRALERTLRTALGLIREEFESFLRTRYVARERYLAIMRTIARCAAWSEIRRALEASEGARVSDSELSNYLTQLMDSSWIVKTDRGYCPSEPLIGKAFGG, from the coding sequence TTGGGGCATCCCCTTGCGGGGACACTATTTGTCCCGTGCAACTTTAAGTGCTCAGGGGCTTTATGCCTTACCCCGCCCCTGGAAGGGGCGAGGCTTGCCTTTCGTTTTGTCAAGTCGCTCTCGTCCCCCATAACACTTGCGCTGGGCCTCAGGAGGACTGGCAAGTCCTCAGTTATCATGATATCCCTTAACGAGCTCGGCCTGCCCTACATATACGTGGACCTCAGGAAGTTCGAGGAGAAGGGCTTCGCCTCCTACAGGGACCTCGTGGTCGAGCTCGAGAGGGAGGTCAACAGGCTCACCAGCAGGTTCCCCGGCCTCCTGGAGCTCCTCAGGAGGGTCGAGGGGGTTGAGGTCATGGGGGGCGGCGTGAGGCTCAGGTGGGGAGGGCGGAAGAGGGTCACCATATCGTCGCTGTTCGAGGCCCTCAACGACTGGGCAGAGGACAGGGTGGTATTTGTTATTGACGAGGCCCAGGAGCTCATAAACATGAGGGGGGCCAACCTGCTGCCCGCCCTCGCCTACTCCTTTGACAACCTCAGGAGGGTCAGGGTTGTGCTCAGCGGCTCAAAGATGGGCCTCCTCTACAGGTACCTGGGCGTAGAGGACCCCAGGTCGCCCCTCTACGGGAGGGCAATGAACGAGGTGGAGCTCAAGCCGTTTAGCAGGGAGATGGCAGAGCAGTTCCTCAGGCTAGGCCTCAGCGAGCTGGGGGTGGAGTTCAGGAAGTACGACACTGTCTACGACGCGATTGGCGGCATACCGGGCTGGCTCACCTACTTCGGCTACTACTACGGCCAGGGCAGGGACCTCGGCAGGGCCCTTGAGAGGACGCTGAGGACGGCCCTTGGCCTCATAAGGGAGGAGTTCGAGAGCTTCCTGAGGACAAGGTACGTGGCGAGGGAGAGGTACCTCGCAATAATGAGGACTATAGCCAGGTGCGCCGCCTGGTCAGAGATCAGGAGGGCCCTCGAGGCCAGCGAGGGGGCCAGGGTCAGCGACTCCGAGCTGAGCAACTACCTCACCCAGCTCATGGACTCCTCGTGGATAGTGAAGACGGACAGGGGCTACTGCCCCTCTGAGCCCCTCATAGGGAAGGCATTCGGGGGCTGA
- a CDS encoding ATP-binding protein, which produces MEPKESLQDLFDREDEVRKLREGLSRERLILVLGLRRIGKSSLVLATLSSTGQPFVYVDVRRAYDDVSRRVPAERLYEELRSSLLRLSARERVLEALRRMEVSLEYPVKVRVPAEEVRDSIAKAFDALNELGRVAVVLDEAQYLRYSTVGLRPLLAHVYDRLRNVTLIMTGSEVGLLHDFIGIDDPSSPLYGRYGLTIELRPFDEERSRQFLMRGFEELEVKVNEGVIGRAVEELDGIVGWLVYFGRLYLEKGADAIDEVKEMGARLVKRELEEALSRSPYYAHIMRAVATLGRARWRNVVDYVTAQLGRRVTNATIARDLRNLVKMGFIEKVNDEYRVADPIVRYAVLKGL; this is translated from the coding sequence GTGGAGCCCAAGGAGTCGCTTCAGGACCTCTTCGACAGGGAGGACGAGGTGAGGAAGCTCAGGGAGGGCCTCTCCAGGGAGAGGCTGATACTTGTCCTGGGACTGAGGAGAATAGGCAAGTCAAGCCTAGTGCTTGCCACCCTGAGCTCGACGGGGCAGCCGTTCGTCTACGTTGACGTCAGGAGGGCCTACGACGATGTCTCCAGGAGGGTGCCAGCTGAGAGGCTCTATGAGGAGCTCCGCTCCTCCCTGCTGAGGCTGAGCGCCAGGGAGAGGGTCCTCGAGGCCCTGAGGAGGATGGAGGTCTCCCTCGAGTACCCGGTCAAGGTCAGGGTCCCGGCCGAGGAGGTGAGGGACAGCATAGCTAAGGCCTTCGACGCCCTCAACGAGCTCGGGAGGGTCGCGGTAGTCCTGGACGAGGCCCAGTACCTGAGGTACTCAACCGTAGGCCTGAGGCCCCTCCTGGCCCACGTCTACGACAGGCTCAGGAACGTGACCCTCATCATGACTGGGAGCGAGGTCGGCCTCCTCCACGACTTCATAGGAATTGACGACCCCTCCTCGCCCCTTTACGGCAGGTACGGGCTCACCATAGAGCTGAGGCCCTTCGACGAGGAGAGGTCAAGGCAGTTCCTCATGAGGGGCTTCGAGGAGCTCGAGGTCAAGGTGAACGAGGGGGTGATAGGGAGGGCGGTTGAGGAGCTTGACGGCATTGTCGGCTGGCTTGTGTACTTCGGAAGGCTGTACCTAGAGAAGGGGGCTGACGCGATTGACGAGGTCAAGGAGATGGGGGCCAGGCTCGTAAAGAGGGAGCTTGAGGAGGCGCTCTCGAGGAGCCCCTACTACGCTCACATAATGAGGGCCGTTGCCACGCTTGGGAGGGCCAGGTGGAGGAACGTGGTGGACTACGTGACGGCCCAGCTCGGGAGGAGGGTGACCAACGCCACGATAGCGAGGGACCTGAGGAACCTGGTCAAGATGGGCTTCATCGAGAAGGTCAACGACGAGTACAGGGTGGCGGACCCTATAGTCAGGTACGCCGTGCTTAAGGGGCTGTAG
- a CDS encoding ATP-binding protein yields MSFNRSTPGGQQSLISSLFGKQIEELTCQEALEKLRVISETQYIEFKGKFDDKGDVDKEVLRAVVGFLNTQEGEGLLALGVNDPSRKEERVVCTEWPSKWKKASEVEQHIQGIISTSHLGSIPRAILPPLLTVKVFNCRSDCALNKDGWLILIYVKKSFDALYYPKFEDKTSAYIREGASTRPLTIEEVYKVIESKRKPIVIALLEPSEVGSTNAKFSILLKNIGSKPATQIAIMIYIYKKQTIDDQPVEITSVNVKEELKGHYSLYTNKERDLFEVTFFNIHSLGLRTPNLPLFPGPGIKVEEVLETSFSDGFSVFTRSGPRKLYFRLYVYTEETKTLEDLEVIMKEREGSKDELNLEGELKHLKVRDYFGNDLLVRDNLDIKSEEFQRLWSPEIDP; encoded by the coding sequence ATGAGTTTTAATCGTTCAACGCCAGGAGGGCAGCAGAGTCTAATAAGCTCATTATTTGGTAAGCAAATAGAAGAGCTTACATGCCAAGAGGCTCTCGAAAAACTACGCGTCATCAGCGAGACTCAGTATATAGAGTTCAAGGGGAAGTTTGATGATAAAGGTGATGTTGATAAAGAAGTGCTCAGAGCTGTGGTTGGTTTCCTCAATACACAAGAGGGAGAGGGGCTTCTAGCCTTAGGGGTGAATGATCCTAGTAGGAAAGAAGAGCGGGTCGTATGTACAGAATGGCCTTCAAAATGGAAGAAAGCAAGTGAAGTTGAACAACATATACAGGGTATCATATCTACTAGTCACTTAGGGAGCATTCCAAGGGCGATCCTTCCTCCCCTCCTCACCGTTAAGGTGTTCAACTGTAGAAGCGATTGTGCTCTTAACAAGGATGGATGGCTAATTCTGATATACGTTAAAAAGAGCTTCGACGCCTTGTACTATCCCAAATTTGAAGATAAAACATCAGCCTATATACGAGAAGGCGCAAGTACAAGGCCGTTGACCATAGAAGAAGTGTATAAAGTTATAGAGTCAAAGAGGAAACCTATTGTGATAGCGCTGCTAGAACCCTCCGAAGTGGGATCTACTAACGCAAAGTTCTCTATCTTGCTGAAAAACATTGGGTCTAAGCCTGCTACACAGATAGCAATAATGATATATATCTACAAGAAGCAAACAATCGATGACCAACCAGTAGAGATTACCTCGGTTAATGTGAAAGAAGAATTAAAGGGTCATTACTCCCTTTACACAAATAAAGAAAGAGATCTATTCGAAGTAACTTTCTTTAATATCCACTCGCTCGGTCTAAGAACGCCGAACCTACCGCTGTTCCCTGGACCAGGGATTAAAGTGGAAGAAGTATTGGAGACTTCATTTAGCGATGGCTTCTCTGTATTTACGCGGAGCGGTCCTCGTAAGCTTTACTTCCGTTTATATGTTTATACAGAAGAGACGAAGACCTTGGAAGATCTAGAAGTTATAATGAAGGAGCGCGAGGGGTCCAAAGACGAGCTGAACTTAGAAGGCGAGTTGAAGCACTTAAAGGTACGCGATTACTTTGGCAATGACTTGCTTGTACGAGATAACCTAGACATAAAAAGTGAAGAATTTCAAAGATTATGGAGCCCGGAAATAGATCCATAA
- a CDS encoding MFS transporter: protein MSKGQWKYPRGYLRLVSIVTAFAAILTPLDSTIVSVSLPAIARGLRASYLETIWVPMGYLVSLSAFLLLFGRLGDVKGRRKVFTTGFLIFTVATVMCALSTGGIELDAWRVVQGMGAAMILANSGAIITDVYPPWERGKAFGYWTLAVYTGTTVGPVVGGAITTLRTIAGVPSWRWVFLVTVPLALTGYLLSQAYLKESVGQPGQPIDATGGALAALGVVASLFGLTAASFEGWSPPYLALLVVGVALIAAFVAWEARLGHLALLDVGLFRSVQFSMGNLAALLNYAGYFFVPFFLSYYMIVVLGMRPIEASLALLLLSLAMVVLSPISGRLSDRVGARPLATAGMLLIALGLLLLMQLGLRATLADVTWRALIIGVGMGLFSSPNTASVMGAAPRERLAVASATLNLMRFYGQSLSLALASSLAAVYIPRPVLVNVFTGLPVSAAASALDFIRGVRLVYEVMVVLVVVGAIASAMRGREGRA, encoded by the coding sequence ATGTCAAAGGGGCAGTGGAAGTACCCAAGGGGCTACCTGAGGCTGGTCTCCATAGTCACAGCTTTCGCGGCCATCCTCACGCCCCTGGACAGCACCATAGTCAGTGTCTCCCTTCCTGCTATAGCGAGGGGGCTGAGGGCCTCTTACCTGGAGACCATATGGGTCCCCATGGGCTACCTAGTGTCGCTCTCCGCCTTCCTCCTCCTGTTCGGGAGGCTTGGCGACGTGAAGGGCAGGAGGAAGGTCTTCACGACCGGGTTCCTTATCTTTACTGTGGCCACGGTCATGTGCGCCCTCTCAACGGGCGGCATTGAGCTCGACGCCTGGAGGGTTGTCCAGGGCATGGGGGCTGCAATGATACTGGCCAACAGCGGCGCCATAATAACTGACGTCTACCCGCCCTGGGAGAGGGGCAAGGCCTTCGGCTACTGGACCCTTGCGGTCTATACAGGGACCACGGTGGGCCCCGTCGTGGGAGGGGCAATAACGACCTTGAGGACCATAGCTGGGGTTCCGAGCTGGAGGTGGGTCTTCCTCGTAACTGTACCCCTTGCCCTGACAGGCTACCTGCTCTCACAGGCCTACCTCAAGGAGTCCGTGGGGCAGCCGGGCCAGCCCATTGATGCAACGGGCGGCGCCCTGGCCGCCCTGGGGGTAGTGGCCTCCCTCTTCGGCCTGACGGCAGCCTCCTTTGAGGGCTGGTCGCCCCCTTACCTGGCCCTCCTGGTTGTGGGAGTGGCCCTCATAGCGGCGTTCGTTGCATGGGAGGCCAGGCTTGGCCACCTGGCCCTCCTCGACGTGGGCCTCTTCAGGTCAGTTCAGTTCTCCATGGGCAACCTGGCGGCCCTCCTGAACTACGCCGGCTACTTCTTCGTCCCATTCTTCCTCAGCTACTACATGATAGTGGTCCTGGGCATGAGGCCCATAGAGGCCAGCCTCGCCCTCCTATTGCTCTCCCTAGCAATGGTTGTCCTATCGCCCATAAGCGGCAGGCTGTCAGACAGGGTGGGCGCCAGGCCCCTCGCCACGGCCGGGATGCTGCTGATAGCCCTCGGCCTCCTTCTTCTCATGCAGCTGGGCCTAAGGGCCACGCTGGCGGACGTCACCTGGAGGGCCCTCATAATCGGCGTGGGCATGGGCCTCTTCTCAAGCCCCAACACGGCCTCGGTAATGGGCGCGGCCCCGAGGGAGAGGCTGGCAGTGGCCTCGGCAACGCTGAACCTCATGAGGTTCTACGGCCAGTCCCTCAGCCTCGCCCTGGCCAGCTCCCTCGCAGCGGTATACATACCCAGGCCCGTCCTGGTGAACGTCTTCACGGGGCTGCCCGTGAGCGCCGCGGCCAGCGCGCTTGACTTCATCAGGGGGGTGAGGCTCGTCTACGAGGTCATGGTGGTGCTAGTCGTGGTAGGAGCCATAGCGTCAGCCATGAGGGGGCGCGAGGGCAGGGCCTAG
- a CDS encoding XTP/dITP diphosphatase: METELYIVTGNAGKLREAQLILAEYGIRLRQVPIEKLEVQDDDVVRIAEVAARDAYSRLRAPLIVDDTGLYVEALNGFPGPYSSYFLERVGLKGLLKLMEGVANRGACFRTGLAYADEGGVRTFVGEACGTIAEAPRGSNGFGYDPVFIPEGETRTFAEMSVEEKDRLSHRGRALRAFAEWYSQLLLSQGGKT; this comes from the coding sequence GTGGAGACTGAGCTTTACATAGTCACGGGCAACGCCGGCAAGCTCAGGGAGGCCCAGCTGATCCTTGCGGAGTACGGCATAAGGCTGAGGCAGGTGCCCATAGAGAAGCTTGAGGTCCAAGATGACGACGTTGTCAGGATAGCTGAGGTCGCCGCCAGGGACGCTTACTCAAGGCTCAGGGCCCCCCTCATAGTTGACGACACGGGCCTCTACGTTGAGGCGCTCAACGGCTTCCCGGGCCCCTACAGCAGCTACTTCCTCGAGAGGGTGGGCCTTAAGGGCCTGCTGAAGCTCATGGAGGGGGTCGCCAACAGGGGGGCGTGCTTCAGGACGGGCCTCGCCTACGCAGATGAAGGCGGCGTCAGGACCTTCGTCGGGGAGGCCTGCGGTACCATAGCTGAGGCCCCCAGGGGCTCGAACGGGTTCGGCTACGACCCGGTCTTCATACCTGAGGGGGAGACGAGGACCTTCGCTGAGATGAGCGTCGAGGAGAAGGACAGACTGTCTCACAGGGGCAGGGCGCTCAGGGCCTTCGCCGAGTGGTACTCTCAGCTCCTCCTCAGCCAGGGAGGGAAGACGTAG
- the kae1 gene encoding KEOPS complex N(6)-L-threonylcarbamoyladenine synthase Kae1 — MGTAATRSSWSRSDLIVLGIESTAHTFGVGVSRWTPSGPQLLKDARRNYVPRQGGILPREVAQFFSQVAAEVVDDALSANSLTPKDIDGVAVALGPGMGPQLRVGATVARAMASYLRVPLVPVNHAVAHLEVARLTTGLRDPVILYVSGGNTAVTTYVDGRYRVFGETLDVALGNLLDTFAREVKLGPPYVVNGSHVVDACAEGGEMIEGFPYVVKGQDVSYSGLLTAALRAVKRGARLRDVCYSLREVAFSAAVEVTERCLAHTGKREVVLTGGVAANRLLNEKLDTMARLHGGVYRGVPAYYSGDNGAMISLVGLLGLMSGVTVEPSRAFISQRWRLDEVEIPWYGRLL, encoded by the coding sequence GTGGGTACTGCGGCTACACGGAGTTCGTGGTCAAGGAGTGACCTCATAGTCCTCGGCATAGAGTCCACAGCCCACACCTTCGGCGTGGGGGTCTCGAGGTGGACCCCCTCGGGCCCCCAGCTACTTAAGGACGCGAGGAGGAACTACGTTCCAAGGCAGGGGGGCATACTGCCCAGGGAGGTGGCCCAGTTCTTCAGCCAGGTGGCGGCTGAGGTCGTTGACGATGCCCTCTCCGCGAACTCGCTGACGCCGAAGGACATAGACGGGGTGGCCGTCGCCCTGGGCCCCGGCATGGGGCCGCAGCTGAGGGTTGGGGCAACCGTTGCGAGGGCCATGGCCTCATACCTCAGGGTGCCGCTCGTGCCAGTTAACCACGCCGTTGCCCACCTGGAGGTTGCCAGGCTGACGACGGGGCTCAGGGACCCGGTTATACTCTACGTCTCGGGCGGCAACACCGCGGTGACAACGTACGTGGACGGCAGGTACAGGGTCTTCGGCGAGACCCTTGACGTGGCCCTTGGCAACCTGCTGGACACATTTGCAAGGGAGGTCAAGCTCGGCCCGCCGTACGTCGTGAACGGGAGCCACGTTGTTGATGCCTGCGCAGAGGGAGGGGAGATGATAGAGGGCTTCCCCTACGTTGTTAAGGGCCAGGACGTCTCCTACTCGGGCCTCCTCACGGCGGCCCTGAGGGCAGTTAAGAGGGGGGCCAGGCTGAGGGACGTGTGCTACAGCCTGAGGGAGGTGGCCTTCTCAGCTGCCGTTGAGGTGACAGAGAGGTGCCTCGCCCACACCGGCAAGAGGGAGGTGGTGCTCACAGGAGGGGTCGCAGCCAACAGGCTGCTTAACGAGAAGCTGGACACAATGGCGAGGCTCCACGGGGGCGTCTACAGGGGAGTGCCGGCCTACTACAGCGGGGACAACGGGGCCATGATATCGCTAGTGGGCCTCCTGGGCCTGATGAGCGGGGTCACCGTTGAGCCCAGCAGGGCCTTCATAAGCCAGAGGTGGAGGCTTGACGAGGTGGAGATACCGTGGTATGGGAGGCTCCTGTGA
- a CDS encoding SRPBCC family protein: protein MRFTVRRALEGAGPEAAWAVVKDVEDMSRYWHGHREVRARRLEDGSWDLAIRFAFPGPNNRGRARATLDEASRTLTLSYFEGPVKGLVKVYVTEGEVVTEWTSAWPGTSGRLRRGLNGTS, encoded by the coding sequence TTGAGGTTCACGGTCAGGAGGGCCCTCGAGGGCGCAGGCCCCGAGGCCGCCTGGGCGGTCGTTAAGGACGTTGAGGACATGTCAAGGTATTGGCACGGCCACAGGGAGGTCAGAGCGAGGAGGCTTGAAGACGGCTCCTGGGACCTGGCGATAAGGTTCGCCTTCCCGGGCCCAAACAACAGGGGGAGGGCAAGGGCTACGCTCGACGAGGCCTCCAGGACGCTGACCCTAAGCTACTTTGAGGGGCCCGTAAAGGGCTTGGTGAAGGTCTACGTGACCGAGGGCGAGGTCGTGACTGAGTGGACGTCAGCCTGGCCTGGTACCTCAGGCCGCTTGAGGCGTGGGTTAAACGGCACTTCATGA
- a CDS encoding 30S ribosomal protein S27ae: MAKQVKAPVHLLYEVDYSTMTIKPKNKKCPKCGNYMAHHLKPVERWHCGYCGYTEFVVKE, translated from the coding sequence ATGGCAAAGCAGGTTAAGGCCCCTGTCCACCTGCTCTACGAGGTGGACTACAGCACCATGACTATAAAGCCTAAGAACAAGAAGTGCCCCAAGTGCGGCAACTACATGGCCCACCACCTTAAGCCCGTGGAGAGGTGGCACTGTGGGTACTGCGGCTACACGGAGTTCGTGGTCAAGGAGTGA
- a CDS encoding 30S ribosomal protein S24e: MPEAAKRIDLGDGVWLEVLSERRSDLLGRVDVEALAHHELKSTPARASIREALAKAYNKDPSAVYVKTIKTSYGVGISKVHAHIYDRHEDALKFEPQYVLARHGEAEKKQAKGK, from the coding sequence TTGCCTGAGGCTGCCAAGAGGATAGACCTTGGTGACGGCGTGTGGCTTGAGGTGCTCTCAGAGAGGAGGAGCGACCTCCTAGGGCGCGTCGACGTTGAGGCCCTTGCCCACCACGAGCTCAAGTCGACGCCGGCAAGGGCATCAATAAGGGAGGCCCTGGCGAAGGCATACAACAAGGACCCTTCAGCCGTGTACGTGAAGACCATAAAGACCAGCTACGGCGTGGGAATATCTAAGGTGCACGCCCACATATATGACAGGCACGAGGACGCCCTGAAGTTCGAGCCCCAGTACGTGCTCGCAAGGCACGGCGAGGCGGAGAAGAAGCAGGCCAAGGGCAAGTGA